A stretch of Methanosphaerula palustris E1-9c DNA encodes these proteins:
- a CDS encoding type II toxin-antitoxin system RelE family toxin: protein MEYTDRAKKDLQKIERADAQRIIRALGRVKEDPRGSIKKLKTSAPEAPVSSIHAGGFRVLLEIVDDRFLVLVIEVTPPKDLISGLLVPT, encoded by the coding sequence ATCGAATATACAGACCGGGCAAAGAAGGACCTCCAGAAGATCGAGAGAGCGGATGCACAGCGCATTATCCGAGCGCTCGGACGAGTAAAGGAGGATCCCCGAGGCTCTATCAAGAAGTTGAAGACCTCAGCGCCCGAGGCGCCCGTCTCCTCCATTCATGCGGGGGGGTTCCGTGTTCTGCTTGAGATCGTAGACGATCGGTTCCTGGTCCTGGTCATCGAGGTAACACCCCCGAAAGACCTCATATCGGGACTTCTAGTCCCCACTTGA
- the hypD gene encoding hydrogenase formation protein HypD translates to MAVGKEIVETLRQTVDRDISLMHICGTHEAAIARHGIRSVLPERLKIVMGPGCPVCITPQGEIDAAVELAERGCIVATYGDLIRVPGSKGTLESSGGDVRIVQGVHKAVEIAEQTDREVVFISVGFETTAPTVAATLLAKPPENFSILSCHRLVPPAMKWLLAQGEGKIDGFLLPGHVCVVMGYQEYEQFPVPQVVAGFEAEDVLLGLLMLVRQVKEGRADVENAYPRAVSREGNVKAQHLMYEVFEACDVEWRGFPVIPQSGLTLREEFAGYDAQRKFDLVYKKVTKPSACICDRVLRGVAQPSDCALFGKVCTPRTPVGPCMVSHEGACKIWQTYHQRH, encoded by the coding sequence ATGGCTGTTGGAAAGGAGATCGTCGAAACACTGCGGCAGACAGTGGACAGGGATATTTCGCTGATGCATATCTGCGGGACGCATGAGGCTGCTATCGCCCGGCATGGGATCCGGAGTGTGCTTCCGGAGAGGTTGAAGATCGTGATGGGACCCGGCTGTCCGGTCTGTATCACTCCCCAGGGGGAGATCGATGCTGCGGTGGAACTGGCTGAACGCGGCTGCATTGTGGCCACCTACGGGGACCTGATCCGGGTGCCCGGGTCGAAGGGGACCCTGGAGTCGTCGGGCGGGGATGTCAGGATCGTTCAGGGGGTTCACAAGGCGGTGGAGATCGCCGAACAGACCGATCGTGAGGTGGTCTTCATCTCGGTGGGGTTCGAGACGACGGCTCCGACGGTGGCCGCGACCCTGCTGGCGAAACCGCCGGAGAACTTCAGTATCCTCTCCTGTCACCGGCTGGTGCCGCCGGCGATGAAATGGCTTCTCGCGCAGGGTGAGGGGAAGATCGACGGTTTTCTCCTTCCGGGGCATGTCTGCGTGGTGATGGGCTACCAGGAGTACGAGCAGTTCCCGGTGCCGCAGGTGGTCGCCGGCTTCGAGGCCGAGGATGTGCTGCTCGGTCTGCTGATGCTCGTCCGGCAGGTGAAGGAGGGGCGGGCCGATGTCGAGAATGCCTATCCCCGTGCCGTGAGCCGGGAGGGGAATGTCAAGGCTCAGCACCTGATGTACGAGGTCTTCGAGGCCTGCGATGTCGAGTGGCGCGGGTTCCCGGTGATTCCGCAGTCCGGGCTTACACTGCGGGAGGAGTTCGCCGGCTACGATGCCCAGCGGAAGTTCGATCTAGTCTACAAGAAGGTGACCAAGCCCTCGGCCTGTATCTGCGACCGTGTGCTCCGGGGGGTGGCCCAGCCCTCGGACTGCGCCCTCTTCGGGAAGGTCTGTACGCCCCGGACGCCGGTCGGCCCCTGCATGGTCAGCCACGAGGGGGCCTGCAAGATCTGGCAGACCTATCATCAGCGGCATTGA
- a CDS encoding mechanosensitive ion channel family protein — translation MQDQIILAIAVVLAGLCAAVIIYELGIRLQRRLATLQHPFFSFSDSILIALGRPLIVAVITVTIYVALKYFTPLPDTYLWLLDSRYLIAVYVLIGAWIVSNFSLTIIKNYAAWQEARPDRQVDMRFLDLLRLSAQYLIWFIALLFILSYLDINITPLLAGAGIAGLAVALAAQDLLSNMLGGAIIMVDRPFTLNDKVKIEPYTGTVIRVGIRSTRLKTIEHQIVTIPNAKISGNIVVNYSVPDVMQKVRVRVPVRYGSSIEQTREHVKTVATRVAEKVAGNRTDLSPPEVYLTNFMKDYLIFELVVCGPDEIDQGAIKDLVYCEIAKEGEGLLIPFPPEPRDQP, via the coding sequence ATGCAGGACCAGATCATCCTCGCCATCGCCGTCGTTCTGGCCGGACTCTGTGCTGCCGTTATCATCTACGAACTCGGGATTCGACTGCAACGCCGGCTCGCAACACTGCAGCACCCCTTCTTCTCCTTCAGCGACTCGATCCTGATCGCCCTCGGGAGACCGCTGATCGTGGCCGTCATCACCGTGACGATCTACGTGGCGCTCAAATACTTCACGCCCCTCCCCGACACCTACCTCTGGCTCCTCGACAGCCGGTATCTGATCGCCGTCTATGTGCTCATCGGAGCCTGGATCGTCTCGAACTTCTCGCTCACCATCATCAAGAACTATGCGGCCTGGCAGGAAGCCCGTCCAGACCGGCAGGTCGACATGCGGTTTCTGGACCTGCTCAGACTCTCTGCACAGTACCTGATCTGGTTCATCGCCCTCCTCTTCATCCTCTCCTACCTCGACATCAACATCACTCCCCTGCTGGCCGGGGCCGGAATCGCCGGACTGGCCGTCGCCCTGGCCGCCCAGGACCTCCTCTCGAACATGCTCGGGGGGGCCATCATCATGGTCGACCGCCCCTTCACCCTCAACGACAAGGTGAAGATCGAACCATATACCGGCACCGTGATCAGAGTAGGAATCCGGTCGACACGGCTCAAGACCATAGAACATCAGATCGTGACCATCCCCAATGCGAAGATCTCAGGGAATATCGTGGTCAACTACTCGGTCCCTGACGTCATGCAGAAGGTCAGGGTCAGGGTCCCGGTCCGGTATGGATCATCGATCGAGCAGACCAGAGAACACGTCAAAACAGTCGCCACCAGGGTTGCTGAAAAGGTGGCCGGCAACCGCACCGACCTTTCCCCCCCGGAGGTCTATCTGACCAACTTTATGAAGGATTACCTGATCTTTGAACTGGTCGTCTGCGGGCCCGACGAGATCGATCAGGGTGCTATCAAGGACCTGGTCTATTGTGAGATCGCAAAAGAAGGGGAGGGACTCCTGATCCCATTCCCGCCAGAACCAAGAGATCAGCCCTGA
- a CDS encoding ligand-binding sensor domain-containing protein has translation MVVPVSGAVHLFAPGAGSVSSDRVYDMVDGPNGQVILATDNGISTFDGSTWTIYHANRVNRTQGLLDDMVVALAYDYKGGFWMGYPDGMQRFDGVTYRVFDDPQAFVSLSVHDIQRWDQEMWVSVGTSGLYRYAYGAWTWFQPFKNYGPGCYEVDSMAVDEKNGALILASADGGLWEVPDHSDPVQFIRVSDPEQKYTGLNHVRYDPLGGVYAFNQSMIAHYSADGHYQTILTPADLASDIHEITDVAASPDGMLWIGTPGGLVGWQDGRAVVRYQKSEGIGDDSYVQRIFMDAEGRCWFTTNGYVGYVDPDSTLNNHLAFAPPTTVTTVPTPSLSPLPIVPVPGITVSDRGTTVPSLTMVPTQSQGSLLEQVGRYLIYGIKDAFRSAEQISGNVQGREAIADPQRANF, from the coding sequence TTGGTCGTACCTGTTTCTGGAGCAGTGCATCTCTTCGCCCCAGGTGCAGGTTCGGTCTCTTCAGACCGTGTTTATGATATGGTCGACGGACCGAACGGTCAGGTGATCCTGGCGACAGATAATGGGATTTCTACCTTTGACGGCAGCACCTGGACGATCTATCATGCCAACCGGGTGAACCGGACTCAGGGTCTCCTCGACGATATGGTCGTTGCCCTTGCCTATGATTATAAGGGAGGGTTCTGGATGGGGTACCCTGATGGGATGCAGCGATTTGATGGTGTCACCTACAGGGTCTTCGATGATCCGCAGGCTTTCGTCTCGCTGAGTGTCCATGATATCCAGCGGTGGGATCAGGAGATGTGGGTTTCTGTGGGGACATCCGGTCTGTACCGCTATGCCTATGGGGCCTGGACCTGGTTCCAACCATTCAAAAATTATGGCCCCGGGTGTTACGAGGTGGACAGTATGGCGGTGGACGAGAAGAACGGGGCTCTGATTCTGGCGTCCGCTGACGGTGGACTCTGGGAAGTGCCCGATCATTCCGACCCGGTCCAGTTCATACGGGTCTCCGATCCAGAGCAGAAGTATACCGGGCTGAACCATGTCAGGTATGATCCGCTGGGCGGTGTGTATGCATTCAACCAGAGCATGATTGCCCACTATTCTGCCGACGGCCACTACCAGACTATCCTCACTCCTGCTGACCTTGCCTCTGATATTCATGAGATCACGGATGTTGCGGCTTCACCCGACGGGATGCTCTGGATTGGAACCCCCGGGGGGCTTGTGGGCTGGCAGGACGGTCGTGCCGTGGTCAGGTATCAGAAGAGTGAGGGAATCGGAGATGATTCCTATGTGCAGCGGATCTTTATGGACGCAGAAGGCAGGTGCTGGTTTACGACGAACGGGTATGTGGGATATGTGGACCCTGATAGTACCTTAAATAACCATCTGGCATTTGCGCCGCCGACGACGGTGACCACGGTGCCTACTCCCTCTCTCTCTCCACTGCCGATCGTACCGGTTCCTGGAATTACTGTCAGTGATCGGGGTACAACAGTGCCATCGCTGACCATGGTTCCGACCCAGTCTCAGGGTTCGCTCTTGGAACAGGTCGGACGGTACCTGATCTATGGTATCAAGGATGCATTCCGTTCTGCAGAACAGATCTCGGGGAATGTTCAGGGCAGAGAGGCGATCGCTGATCCTCAGCGTGCGAACTTCTGA